From the genome of Neomonachus schauinslandi chromosome 5, ASM220157v2, whole genome shotgun sequence, one region includes:
- the AICDA gene encoding single-stranded DNA cytosine deaminase, whose product MPKTKKDTLESTMDSLLMKQRKFLYHFKNVRWAKGRHETYLCYVVKRRDSATSFSLDFGHLRNKSGCHVELLFLRYISDWDLDPGRCYRVTWFTSWSPCYDCARHVADFLRGYPNLSLRIFTARLYFCEDRKAEPEGLRRLHRAGVQIAIMTFKDYFYCWNTFVENREKTFKAWEGLHENSVRLSRQLRRILLPLYEVDDLRDAFRTLGL is encoded by the exons CCTCCTGATGAAGCAGAGGAAGTTTCTTTACCATTTCAAGAATGTCCGCTGGGCTAAGGGTCGCCATGAGACCTACTTGTGCTACGTGGTGAAGCGGCGGGATAGCGCCACCTCCTTTTCACTGGACTTTGGTCACCTTCGAAACAAG TCGGGCTGCCACGTGGAGTTGCTCTTCCTCCGCTACATCTCCGACTGGGACCTGGACCCTGGCCGGTGCTACCGCGTCACCTGGTTCACCTCCTGGAGCCCCTGCTACGACTGTGCCCGGCACGTGGCCGACTTTCTGAGAGGGTACCCCAACCTCAGTCTGAGGATCTTCACCGCGCGCCTCTACTTCTGCGAGGACCGCAAGGCTGAGCCCGAGGGGCTGCGGCGGCTGCACCGCGCGGGGGTCCAGATCGCCATCATGACCTTCAAAG attatttttattgctggaaTACTTTTGTGGAAAATCGTGAAAAAACTTTCAAAGCCTGGGAGGGATTGCACGAAAATTCCGTTCGACTATCCAGACAGCTTCGACGCATTCTTTTG cCCCTGTATGAGGTTGATGACTTACGAGATGCATTTCGTACTTTGGGACTTTGA